From a region of the Cucumis sativus cultivar 9930 chromosome 6, Cucumber_9930_V3, whole genome shotgun sequence genome:
- the LOC101211077 gene encoding CASP-like protein 5B1: MFGSPGRMSGLVLRCAQWLFAAVSIGFMVTAPGFFNSTAFCYLIASMGLQILWSFGLACLDLHALRMKKSLRNSVLLCLFAIGDWVVSTLSLAAASSSAGVAILYSRDLDYCRSPPYISCSKIEISVAFAFISWFLLGLSSLVTFWLLGTV, translated from the exons ATGTTTGGGAGTCCTGGAAGAATGAGCGGGCTGGTGCTCAGATGTGCGCAATGGCTCTTTGCTGCTGTGTCTATTGGGTTTATGGTCACTGCTCCTGGCTTCTTCAACTCCACTGCATTCTG TTATTTAATCGCTTCGATGGGGCTTCAAATTCTTTGGAGCTTTGGACTAGCATGCCTTGATTTGCATGCTTTGCGTATGAAGAAAAGCCTGCGGAATTCAGTTCTATTGTGTCTATTTGCCATTGGAGATTGG GTCGTATCAACGCTTTCACTTGCAGCTGCATCGTCCTCTGCTGGGGTGGCCATTCTGTATTCAAGGGACTTGGACTACTGCAGATCACCTCCTTATATTTCTTGTAGCAAGATCGAAATATCTGTGGCATTTGCTTTTATTTCCTGGTTCCTACTTGGTTTATCATCGTTAGTAACATTTTGGCTATTGGGTACAGTATAA
- the LOC101210829 gene encoding uncharacterized protein At2g39795, mitochondrial — protein MALTSILRKSASSLCPLAGRLVRGQRLYATSIFNSFNTHRPLFPPSVTSFRVFSSSKRSSSDDSLLRVIDSEIQCATETDDHDRVEEVPEGFPFEIQDHPGLQTVTLKRTYQDEVIVVEVHMPDLVSGQDANDNDEDDDADDDNKANQSCIPLVVSVSKKTGPSLEFSCSAYPDEISIDSLIVKNPEHSDDQIAYEGPDFHDLDENLQKAFHKYLEIRGIKPSTTNFLHEYMINKDSREYLTWLTKLKSFVEA, from the exons ATGGCTCTTACATCCATTCTCAGGAAATCCGCCTCCTCTCTCTGCCCCTTAGCCGGTCGTCTCGTTCGGGGCCAACGACTTTACGCTACTTCTATCTTCAATTCCTTCAACACCCACCGCCCGCTTTTCCCTCCCTCTGTCACTTCTTTTCGAGTTTTTTCGTCTTCGAAGCGCTCAAGTTCCGATGACTCTCTCCTTCGAGTCATTGACTCCGAGATCCAATGCGCCACCGAAACTGACGATCACGATCGG GTTGAAGAGGTGCCCGAAGGATTCCCATTTGAGATTCAAGATCACCCCGGCTTGCAAACTGTAACTTTGAAAAGAACATATCAGGATGAAGTTATTGTTGTTGAAGTTCACATGCCTGATCTAGTTTCTGGTCAGGATGCTAATGACAACGACGAGGACGACGACGCAGATGATGATAATAAGGCAAATCAGTCTTGTATTCCTTTGGTTGTTAGTGTTTCTAAGAAGACTGGACCTTCCCTAGAGTTTAGTTGCAGCGCTTACCCTGATGAGATTTCCATAGACAGCTTGATTGTTAAAAATCCAGAGCATTCTGACGATCAAATTGCCTATGAAGGCCCTGACTTCCA TGATTTGGATGAGAATCTTCAGAAGGCCTTCCACAAGTATTTGGAGATTAGAGGTATTAAACCGAGCACAACGAACTTCTTGCATGAGTACATGATCAACAAAGACAGCAGAGAGTATTTGACGTGGCTGACCAAACTCAAGAGCTTTGTTGAAGCATAA
- the LOC101211496 gene encoding mannose-1-phosphate guanylyltransferase 1, with the protein MKALILVGGFGTRLRPLTLSVPKPLVDFANKPMILHQIEALKAIGVEEVVLAINYQPEVMLNFLKEFEKKLGIKITCSQETEPLGTAGPLALARGKLIDASGEPFFVLNSDVISEYPLKQMIEFHKSHGGEASIMVTKVDEPSKYGVVVMDESTGKVEKFVEKPKLFVGNKINAGIYLLNPSVLDRIELRPTSIEKEVFPSIAAEQKLYAMVLPGFWMDIGQPKDYITGLRLYLNSLRKNSSSVLAVGSHIVGNVLVDETAKIGEGCLIGPDVAIGPGCVVESGVRLSRCTVMRGVRIKKHACISSSIIGWHSTVGQWARVENMTILGEDVHVGDEIYSNGGVVLPHKEIKSSILKPEIVM; encoded by the exons ATGAAGGCACTTATTCTTGTTGGAGGATTTGGAACTCGTTTGAGGCCACTGACCCTTAGTGTCCCCAAGCCACTTGTTGACTTTGCGAATAAACCCATGATCTTGCACcag ATAGAAGCTCTCAAGGCTATTGGAGTGGAAGAAGTGGTTCTGGCAATCAATTATCAGCCAGAA GTAATGTTGAATTTCTTgaaagaatttgagaaaaagCTTGGGATCAAGATCACATGCTCTCAGGAGACAGAACCACTTGGAACAGCTGGCCCTCTGGCCCTTGCAAGGGGCAAACTGATAGATGCTTCAGGCGAGCCATTCTTTGTCCTCAATAGTGACGTTATCAGTGAGTACCCACTTAAACAAATGATTGAATTCCACAAGAGCCATGGGGGAGAGGCTTCAATCATGGTAACCAAG gTGGATGAGCCTTCCAAATACGGTGTGGTGGTCATGGATGAATCTACAGGGAAAGTTGAGAAATTTGTCGAGAAACCAAAACTATTTGTGGGCAACAAAATCAATGCGGGAATTTACCTATTAAACCCCTCTGTTCTAGATCGAATCGAACTGAGACCAACATCCATTGAGAAAGAGGTGTTCCCTAGCATTGCAGCAGAGCAAAAGCTTTATGCAATGGTACTGCCAGGGTTTTGGATGGATATTGGACAGCCAAAAGATTACATCACAGGACTAAGACTATATCTAAACTCCTTGAGAAAGAACTCTTCATCCGTGTTAGCTGTAGGATCTCACATTGTAGGGAATGTTCTGGTGGACGAGACAGCCAAGATTGGTGAAGGATGTCTGATCGGTCCTGATGTTGCCATCGGTCCTGGTTGTGTTGTTGAGTCAGGAGTCCGGCTATCTCGATGCACCGTAATGCGCGGAGTGCGCATCAAGAAGCATGCTTGCATATCAAGCAGTATCATAGGCTGGCACTCCACTGTCGGGCAATGGGCACGTGTAGAGAACATGACAATACTAGGTGAAGACGTTCATGTTGGTGATGAAATTTACAGTAATGGTGGAGTTGTCCTGCCgcacaaagaaataaaatctaGCATTTTGAAGCCTGAAATAGTAATGTAA